The following coding sequences lie in one Syngnathus scovelli strain Florida chromosome 1, RoL_Ssco_1.2, whole genome shotgun sequence genomic window:
- the pfdn2 gene encoding prefoldin subunit 2 isoform X1, protein MAANGSNAASKATNNSGGKQSTPSTEQVVATFQRMRQEQRNMASKAAELEMESNEHSLVIDTLKDVDPSRKCFRLVGGVLVERTVKEVLPALQTNKEQLSKIIESLNTMMLEKGRELTEYRERFNIRLVGEGETDAQSQSTTASKDSEGGNPKSGAGVLVS, encoded by the exons ATGGCAGCGAACGGTAGCAACGCGGCTTCCAAAGctacaaacaatagtggaggaAAACAATCCACCCCCTCCACCGAACAG GTGGTGGCAACATTTCAGAGAATGCGCCAGGAGCAGCGCAATATGGCCTCCAAAGCAGCAGAGTTGGAGATGGAATCAAATGAACACAG CCTTGTCATCGACACCCTGAAAGATGTGGACCCTTCCCGGAAATGCTTCCGTCTCGTCGGCGGCGTGCTGGTGGAGAGGACGGTCAAAGAAGTTCTGCCGGCACTGCAAACCAACAAGGAGCAG CTCTCCAAAATAATCGAGTCACTCAACACCATGATGCTGGAGAAAGGCCGTGAACTCACCGAGTACAGAGAACGCTTCAACATTCGCCTGGTGGGCGAGGGCGAGACCGATGCACAGAGCCAGTCCACGACTGCTTCCAAGGATAGTGAAGGAGGCAACCCTAAAAGTGGAGCTGGTGTTTTGGTTTcatag
- the nit1 gene encoding deaminated glutathione amidase isoform X2, which yields MSSSHHPRAALCQLGVTVDKLANLCATRELLEEAKRRGAAMAFLPEAFDYIGSSREETLELSETLAGDTIAQYAQMARKLDMWLSLGGFHERGRQWEVERRIYNSHVVMNNQGEIVSTYRKCHLFDVELPEKGVSLSESTFTIPGPSLVAPVQTPIGKLGLGVCYDLRFPEFSLALQKSGAEILTFPSAFTEVTGAAHWEVLLRARAIENQCYVLAAAQVGRHHDRRSSYGHALAVDPWGAVTADCGGERAGLALVEVDLDKVRSVRRNMPLQKHRRDDNFYATQRVT from the exons ATGTCAAGTTCTCACCATCCGCGGGCCGCCTTGTGTCAGCTAGGCGTCACCGTAGACAAGCTAGCCAACCTTTGTGCCACCCGAGAGCTGCTGGAAGAGGCAAAGCGACGAGGCGCCGCCATGGCCTTCCTGCCCGAGGCCTTTGACTACATCGGCTCCAGCCGCGAGGAGACCCTGGAGCTGTCTGAGACCCTGGCGGGAGATACTATCGCGCAATACGCTCAGATGGCCCG GAAGTTGGACATGTGGTTGTCTCTGGGCGGCTTCCACGAACGAGGACGTCAGTGGGAGGTCGAGCGGCGGATTTACAACAGCCATGTGGTCATGAACAATCAAG GCGAGATCGTGTCCACCTACAGGAAATGCCACCTGTTTGACGTGGAGCTTCCAGAGAAAGGCGTCTCGCTCAGCGAAAGCACCTTCACCATCCCGGGCCCGTCGCTGGTAGCGCCGGTCCAAACGCCCATCGGCAAG CTCGGATTGGGAGTCTGCTACGACTTGAGGTTCCCGGAGTTTTCGCTGGCGTTGCAGAAGAGCGGCGCCGAGATCCTGACCTTCCCGTCGGCCTTCACGGAGGTGACGGGAGCCGCTCACTGGGAG GTGCTGCTCCGGGCGCGAGCCATCGAGAACCAGTGTTACGTGCTGGCGGCGGCacaggtgggccggcatcacgaCAGGCGCTCGTCCTACGGCCACGCCCTGGCCGTGGACCCCTGGGGAGCGGTGACGGCTGACTGCGGGGGGGAGCGAGCGGGCCTGGCGCTGGTGGAGGTCGACCTAGATAAAGTTCGCAGCGTTCGAAGGAATATGCCGCTTCAAAAGCATCGGCGAGACGACAACTTTTACGCCACTCAGCGCGTGACATGA
- the dvl2 gene encoding segment polarity protein dishevelled homolog DVL-2 has translation MAETKIIYHIDEEETPYLVKIPIGAESITLLDFKQVLNKPNYKFFFKSMDQDFGVVKEEISDDGAKLPCFNGRVVSWLVSSDAPATEPAAAPAALPAVETPAQPSPPPPPLPPPPAERTGGIGDSRPPSFHPNATGSVETLDEQTETESVVSFRRERPRHRESAEQHGPRVNGQSRLERHLAGYESSSTMMSSELETTSFCDSEDDDTMSRFSSATEQSTASRLLKRHRRRRKQRPPRLERASSFSSVTDSTMSLNIITVTLNMEKYNFLGISIVGQSNERGDGGIYIGSIMKGGAVAADGRIEPGDMLLQVNDINFENMSNDDAVRVLREIVHKPGPIILTVAKCWDPSPQGYFTLPRNEPIRPIDPAAWVSHSVAMTGAYPAFPGSTSLSTITSSSSVTETERFDDFNLSLHSDMASVAKAMASPESGLEVRDRMWLKITIPNAFLGSDVVEWLFHHIEGFQDRREARKYASNLLKAGFIRHTVNKITFSEQCYYVFGDLSDCENYMANLSLNDNDGSSGASDQDTLAPLPLPGASPWPMMHTFPYQPYASHPYSSQPPPYHELTSYSYTPGSTGSQHSEGSRSSGSTRSEGERRRGGSKAPGSATGGGGEKSPCDAGGGDSRSGSGSESEYSTRSSLRRGHGSAAPSEHSHASSQRSHHHRMPQPPPHMSPYPPGIMPYNPMMVMMVPQHPAMAGAHTLPHGPQLPTAPMHPALPPSLQSSSAGPPGAPPTRDLGSVPPELTASRQSFHLAMGNPSEFFVDVM, from the exons ggTGGTGAAGGAAGAGATTTCGGACGATGGCGCCAAGTTGCCGTGCTTTAATGGTCGTGTGGTGTCCTGG CTGGTGTCGTCGGACGCTCCGGCGACAGAGCCCGCGGCTGCACCGGCGGCGCTTCCCGCCGTGGAGACGCCCGCCCAGCCGTCACCCCCTCCGCCACCGCTCCCGCCCCCGCCCGCCGAGAGGACCGGGGGCATCGGGGACTCCAGACCGCCATCCTTCCA TCCCAACGCGACGGGCAGCGTGGAGACGCTTGACGAGCAGACGGAAACCGAGTCCGTGGTTTCCTTCAGGAGAGAGCGACCTCGGCACCGGGAGAGCGCCGAGCAACACG GACCTCGGGTGAACGGCCAGAGTCGCCTGGAGCGCCACTTAGCGGGCTACGAGAGCTCCAGCACCATGATGAGCAGCGAGTTGGAGACCACCAGCTTCTGCGACTCCGAGGACGACGACACCATGAGCAG GTTCAGCAGCGCCACCGAACAAAGCACCGCCTCCAGACTCTTGAAACGACATCGGCGACGCAGGAAACAGCGCCCCCCTCGCTTGGAAAGG GCTTCCTCCTTCAGCAGTGTGACAGATTCCACAATGTCCTTGAACATCATCACGGTCACCTTGAACATGG AGAAGTACAACTTCCTGGGCATCAGCATTGTGGGCCAAAGCAACGAAAGGGGCGACGGCGGTATCTACATCGGCTCCATCATGAAGGGCGGAGCCGTGGCCGCTGACGGACGCATCGAACCCGGCGACATGCTCTTGCAG GTCAACGACATCAACTTTGAGAATATGAGCAACGACGACGCCGTGCGGGTGCTGAGGGAGATCGTGCACAAGCCGGG GCCCATCATCCTCACCGTGGCCAAGTGCTGGGACCCGTCTCCCCAAGGTTACTTCACTCTGCCGCGTA ATGAACCCATCCGACCGATTGACCCCGCCGCTTGGGTCAGCCACTCGGTGGCCATGACGGGCGCCTACCCGGCTTTCCCGGGCAGCACCTCCCTCAGCACgatcacctcctcctcctccgtcaCAGAAACCGAAC GATTCGATGACTTCAATTTGTCGCTCCACTCCGACATGGCGTCGGTGGCCAAGGCCATGGCCTCGCCGGAGTCCGGGCTGGAAGTCCGGGATCGCATGTGGCTCAAAATCACCATCCCCAACGCTTTCCTgg GCTCTGACGTGGTCGAGTGGCTCTTCCACCACATCGAGGGATTCCAGGACCGCCGCGAAGCCAGGAAGTATGCCAGCAATCTGCTGAAGGCCGGCTTCATCCGTCACACGGTCAACAAGATCACCTTCTCGGAACAGTGCTATTATGTCTTCGGCGATTTAAGCGACTGCGAGAATT ATATGGCCAACCTGTCCCTGAACGACAACGACGGTTCCAGCGGGGCCTCGGACCAGGACACGTTGGCCCCGCTGCCCCTCCCCGGAGCGTCGCCGTGGCCCATGATGCACACGTTCCCCTACCAGCCGTACGCCAGCCACCCTTACTCCAGCCAGCCGCCGCCCTACCACGAGCTCACCAGCTACAGCTACACTCCAGGAAGCACCGGCAGCCAGCACAGTGAAG GGAGCCGAAGCAGCGGGTCGACACGAAGCGAAGGCGAGCGACGGCGCGGCGGCAGCAAAGCGCCCGGCAGCGCGACGGGCGGCGGCGGGGAGAAGTCTCCTTGCGACGCCGGCGGCGGCGACTCGCGCTCCGGCAGCGGCAGCGAATCGGAATACTCCACCCGGAGCAGCTTGAGGCGGGGCCACGGCTCGGCCGCTCCCAGCGAGCACAGCCACGCCTCCTCCCAGCGCTCGCATCATCACCGCATGCCTCAGCCACCCCCCCACATGTCGCCCTATCCTCCGGGCATCATGCCTTACAACcccatgatggtgatgatggtaCCCCAGCACCCGGCCATGGCAGGTGCCCACACCCTTCCTCACGGGCCGCAGCTGCCCACGGCCCCCATGCACCCCGCGTTGCCGCCGTCCCTCCAATCGAGTTCGGCCGGACCTCCCGGCGCGCCGCCCACCCGGGACTTGGGCTCCGTGCCCCCCGAGCTGACTGCGTCCCGCCAGTCCTTCCACCTGGCCATGGGTAACCCGAGCGAGTTCTTTGTGGACGTCATGTAG
- the b4gat1 gene encoding beta-1,4-glucuronyltransferase 1 isoform X1: MHLPKKCSAFRMVLSALLLVALLQLLYLSFLSKLHGKQQRYSYSELFGGSGPGSVAAHAEKNARKERLRYSLSTGGIFDHSGQYRVYKNMVQSDFANKPASNVLTLATHTSINNLHHLEDLVERWRNPLSVAIFAHGQDVKFATALVYALGVLCPRLQALVDFHLVCLSGETASFPEEDHHHFAGLGDCAAVFARLQAHRDKYKNYAIGADVSYPNNLLRNVARGGTEASYVLIIDIDMMPAADLHRQFLEMIAGRRPDPEQVFVLPAFEIRHTRKIPATKAELVRLYQVGEVRPFYEELCPRCQAPTNYSQWVNSHVRDTSGALEVAYTLTWVDPWEPFYIGPRNVPLYDENFKQYGFNRISQACELHVAGFKFSVLSSAFLVHRGFKIQGEFHAKKDEENNRNRLLFRSFKEALKTKYPNSARRC, encoded by the exons ATGCATCTGCCCAAGAAATGTTCGGCCTTCCGCATGGTGCTGAGCGCTCTGCTGCTGGTGGCGCTGCTGCAGCTCCTCTACCTGTCCTTCTTGTCCAAGTTGCACGGCAAGCAGCAGCGTTACAGCTACTCGGAGCTCTTCGGGGGCTCCGGCCCGGGGAGCGTCGCGGCGCACGCCGAGAAGAACGCCCGCAAGGAGCGCCTGAGATATTCCCTTTCCACGGGGGGGATCTTTGACCACAGCGGACAGTACCGCGTGTACAAGAACATGGTTCAGAGCGACTTCGCCAACAAGCCGGCTTCCAATGTCCTCACGCTGGCCACCCACACGAGCATCAACAACCTTCACCACCTGGAGGATCTGGTGGAGCGCTGGCGCAACCCGCTGTCGGTGGCGATCTTTGCGCACGGCCAGGACGTCAAGTTTGCCACGGCGCTGGTGTACGCGCTGGGCGTTTTGTGTCCTCGCTTGCAGGCCCTGGTGGACTTCCACCTGGTGTGTCTCTCGGGGGAGACGGCCAGCTTTCCCGAGGAGGACCACCACCACTTTGCCGGCCTGGGCGACTGCGCTGCCGTCTTCGCCCGGCTGCAAGCCCACAGGGACAAATACAAGAACTACGCTATCGGCGCCGACGTCTCTTACCCCAATAACCTCCTTCGGAACGTGGCCCGAGGAGGCACCGAGGCCTCCTACGTCCTCATCATTGACATCGACATGATGCCTGCGGCCGATTTGCACCGGCAGTTCCTGGAGATGATCGCCGGGCGCCGGCCTGACCCGGAGCAGGTTTTCGTCTTGCCCGCCTTCGAGATCCGCCACACCAGGAAGATCCCGGCCACCAAGGCGGAGCTGGTGCGGCTATACCAGGTGGGCGAAGTGCGACCTTTCTATGAGGAGCTGTGCCCTCGATGCCAAGCCCCCACCAACTACTCGCAGTGGGTCAACAGCCACGTCCGGGACACTTCGGGCGCCCTGGAAGTGGCCTACACGCTGACCTGGGTGGATCCATGGGAGCCTTTTTACATCGGCCCACGCAACGTGCCCCTCTACGACGAGAACTTCAAGCAGTACGGCTTCAATCGCATCAGCCAG GCCTGCGAGCTCCACGTAGCCGGCTTCAAGTTCTCCGTGCTGAGCTCGGCCTTCCTGGTCCACCGCGGCTTCAAGATCCAGGGCGAGTTCCACGCTAAGAAGGACGAGGAAAACAATCGCAACCGGCTCCTGTTTCGCAGCTTCAAAGAGGCTCTGAAGACCAAATATCCAAACTCCGCCAGGCGATGCTAA
- the pfdn2 gene encoding prefoldin subunit 2 isoform X2: protein MLTVASHRCTYLATVCLCPPECSHLTMVVATFQRMRQEQRNMASKAAELEMESNEHSLVIDTLKDVDPSRKCFRLVGGVLVERTVKEVLPALQTNKEQLSKIIESLNTMMLEKGRELTEYRERFNIRLVGEGETDAQSQSTTASKDSEGGNPKSGAGVLVS, encoded by the exons ATGCTAACGGTCGCATCTCATCGCTGCACCTATCTGGCGACCGTGTGCTTGTGTCCACCTGAATGCAGCCATTTGACAATG GTGGTGGCAACATTTCAGAGAATGCGCCAGGAGCAGCGCAATATGGCCTCCAAAGCAGCAGAGTTGGAGATGGAATCAAATGAACACAG CCTTGTCATCGACACCCTGAAAGATGTGGACCCTTCCCGGAAATGCTTCCGTCTCGTCGGCGGCGTGCTGGTGGAGAGGACGGTCAAAGAAGTTCTGCCGGCACTGCAAACCAACAAGGAGCAG CTCTCCAAAATAATCGAGTCACTCAACACCATGATGCTGGAGAAAGGCCGTGAACTCACCGAGTACAGAGAACGCTTCAACATTCGCCTGGTGGGCGAGGGCGAGACCGATGCACAGAGCCAGTCCACGACTGCTTCCAAGGATAGTGAAGGAGGCAACCCTAAAAGTGGAGCTGGTGTTTTGGTTTcatag
- the nit1 gene encoding deaminated glutathione amidase isoform X1, with translation MFSVLRSSASLFSIRAVKPHSRMSSSHHPRAALCQLGVTVDKLANLCATRELLEEAKRRGAAMAFLPEAFDYIGSSREETLELSETLAGDTIAQYAQMARKLDMWLSLGGFHERGRQWEVERRIYNSHVVMNNQGEIVSTYRKCHLFDVELPEKGVSLSESTFTIPGPSLVAPVQTPIGKLGLGVCYDLRFPEFSLALQKSGAEILTFPSAFTEVTGAAHWEVLLRARAIENQCYVLAAAQVGRHHDRRSSYGHALAVDPWGAVTADCGGERAGLALVEVDLDKVRSVRRNMPLQKHRRDDNFYATQRVT, from the exons ATGTTCTCCGTATTGAGGTCATCAGCGTCCTTATTCTCCATTCGGGCAGTCAAGCCACATAGCAG GATGTCAAGTTCTCACCATCCGCGGGCCGCCTTGTGTCAGCTAGGCGTCACCGTAGACAAGCTAGCCAACCTTTGTGCCACCCGAGAGCTGCTGGAAGAGGCAAAGCGACGAGGCGCCGCCATGGCCTTCCTGCCCGAGGCCTTTGACTACATCGGCTCCAGCCGCGAGGAGACCCTGGAGCTGTCTGAGACCCTGGCGGGAGATACTATCGCGCAATACGCTCAGATGGCCCG GAAGTTGGACATGTGGTTGTCTCTGGGCGGCTTCCACGAACGAGGACGTCAGTGGGAGGTCGAGCGGCGGATTTACAACAGCCATGTGGTCATGAACAATCAAG GCGAGATCGTGTCCACCTACAGGAAATGCCACCTGTTTGACGTGGAGCTTCCAGAGAAAGGCGTCTCGCTCAGCGAAAGCACCTTCACCATCCCGGGCCCGTCGCTGGTAGCGCCGGTCCAAACGCCCATCGGCAAG CTCGGATTGGGAGTCTGCTACGACTTGAGGTTCCCGGAGTTTTCGCTGGCGTTGCAGAAGAGCGGCGCCGAGATCCTGACCTTCCCGTCGGCCTTCACGGAGGTGACGGGAGCCGCTCACTGGGAG GTGCTGCTCCGGGCGCGAGCCATCGAGAACCAGTGTTACGTGCTGGCGGCGGCacaggtgggccggcatcacgaCAGGCGCTCGTCCTACGGCCACGCCCTGGCCGTGGACCCCTGGGGAGCGGTGACGGCTGACTGCGGGGGGGAGCGAGCGGGCCTGGCGCTGGTGGAGGTCGACCTAGATAAAGTTCGCAGCGTTCGAAGGAATATGCCGCTTCAAAAGCATCGGCGAGACGACAACTTTTACGCCACTCAGCGCGTGACATGA
- the zgc:101810 gene encoding actin-related protein 2 translates to MDSEGRKVVVCDNGTGFVKCGFAGSNFPDHIFPALVGRPVIRSSTKVGNIEIKDLMVGDEASECRSLLEVSYPMENGMVRCWDDMLHLWDHTFGPERLDIEPSRCKILLTEPPMNPTKNREKIAEVMFETYQFHAIYVAIQAVLTLYAQGLLTGVVVDSGDGVTHICPVYEGFSLPHLTRRLDIAGRDITRYLIKLLLLRGYAFNHSADFETVRMLKENLCYVGYNIEQEQRLATETTYLVESYTLPDGREVMVGGERFSAPEALFQPHLINVEGAGVAELLFNTIQAADIDLRADFYKHIVLSGGSTMYPGLPSRLEREIKQLYLERVLDGDTHKLAKFKIRIEDPPRRKHMVFLGGAVLANIMKDKESFWLTRAEYQESGLGVLQKLGGGVR, encoded by the exons atggacagcgagggccggaaAGTGGTGGTCTGCGACAACGGGACCGGG TTTGTCAAATGCGGCTTTGCGGGCTCCAACTTCCCTGATCACATCTTTCCCGCCTTGGTGGGTCGCCCAGTTATTCGATCTAGCACCAAAGTGGGCAACATTGAGATCAAG GACCTGATGGTGGGCGATGAGGCCAGCGAGTGCCGCTCCTTGCTGGAGGTGTCCTACCCCATGGAGAACGGCATGGTGCGCTGCTGGGACGACATGCTCCACTTGTGGGACCACACCTTCGGACCCGAGAGGCTGGACATCGAGCCGTCCCGCTGCAAG ATCCTGCTGACGGAACCTCCCATGAACCCGACGAAGAACCGCGAGAAGATCGCCGAGGTTATGTTTGAGACGTACCAGTTCCACGCCATCTACGTGGCCATCCAGGCTGTGCTCACGCTGTACGCTCAAG GCCTGCTGACCGGTGTGGTTGTGGATTCCGGAGACGGCGTCACTCACATCTGTCCGGTGTACGAAGGCTTCTCCTTGCCGCATCTGACGCGCAGGCTGGACATTGCTGGGCGTGACATCACACGTTACCTCATCAAG CTGCTTCTGCTACGCGGCTACGCCTTCAACCATTCGGCCGACTTTGAGACGGTGCGCATGCTGAAGGAGAACCTGTGCTACGTGGGATACAACATCGAGCAGGAGCAGCGCCTCGCCACGGAAACCACCTACCTGGTGGAGTCCTACACG CTCCCCGACGGCCGGGAGGTGATGGTGGGGGGCGAGCGGTTCAGCGCCCCGGAAGCGCTCTTCCAGCCCCACCTGATCAACGTGGAGGGGGCGGGCGTTGCTGAGCTCCTTTTCAACACCATCCAGGCGGCTGACATCGATCTCAG GGCAGACTTCTATAAACACATCGTCCTGTCTGGGGGGAGCACCATGTACCCCGGGCTCCCGTCCCGACTGGAGCGAGAGATCAAGCAGCTCTACTTGGAGAGGGTTCTGGATGGAGACACACACAAGTTGGCT AAGTTCAAGATTCGCATCGAGGACCCACCGCGCCGCAAACACATGGTGTTCCTGGGCGGCGCCGTGCTGGCCAACATCATGAAGGACAAAGAATCCTTCTGGCTGACCAGGGCCGAGTACCAGGAGAGCGGCCTTGGCGTGCTGCAGAAATTGGGAGGCGGTGTCAGATAA
- the pfdn2 gene encoding prefoldin subunit 2 isoform X3, whose protein sequence is MVVATFQRMRQEQRNMASKAAELEMESNEHSLVIDTLKDVDPSRKCFRLVGGVLVERTVKEVLPALQTNKEQLSKIIESLNTMMLEKGRELTEYRERFNIRLVGEGETDAQSQSTTASKDSEGGNPKSGAGVLVS, encoded by the exons atg GTGGTGGCAACATTTCAGAGAATGCGCCAGGAGCAGCGCAATATGGCCTCCAAAGCAGCAGAGTTGGAGATGGAATCAAATGAACACAG CCTTGTCATCGACACCCTGAAAGATGTGGACCCTTCCCGGAAATGCTTCCGTCTCGTCGGCGGCGTGCTGGTGGAGAGGACGGTCAAAGAAGTTCTGCCGGCACTGCAAACCAACAAGGAGCAG CTCTCCAAAATAATCGAGTCACTCAACACCATGATGCTGGAGAAAGGCCGTGAACTCACCGAGTACAGAGAACGCTTCAACATTCGCCTGGTGGGCGAGGGCGAGACCGATGCACAGAGCCAGTCCACGACTGCTTCCAAGGATAGTGAAGGAGGCAACCCTAAAAGTGGAGCTGGTGTTTTGGTTTcatag
- the b4gat1 gene encoding beta-1,4-glucuronyltransferase 1 isoform X2, with translation MHLPKKCSAFRMVLSALLLVALLQLLYLSFLSKLHGKQQRYSYSELFGGSGPGSVAAHAEKNARKERLRYSLSTGGIFDHSGQYRVYKNMVQSDFANKPASNVLTLATHTSINNLHHLEDLVERWRNPLSVAIFAHGQDVKFATALVYALGVLCPRLQALVDFHLVCLSGETASFPEEDHHHFAGLGDCAAVFARLQAHRDKYKNYAIGADVSYPNNLLRNVARGGTEASYVLIIDIDMMPAADLHRQFLEMIAGRRPDPEQVFVLPAFEIRHTRKIPATKAELVRLYQVGEVRPFYEELCPRCQAPTNYSQWVNSHVRDTSGALEVAYTLTWVDPWEPFYIGPRNVPLYDENFKQYGFNRISQVRNGVKRVQSSQIGIS, from the coding sequence ATGCATCTGCCCAAGAAATGTTCGGCCTTCCGCATGGTGCTGAGCGCTCTGCTGCTGGTGGCGCTGCTGCAGCTCCTCTACCTGTCCTTCTTGTCCAAGTTGCACGGCAAGCAGCAGCGTTACAGCTACTCGGAGCTCTTCGGGGGCTCCGGCCCGGGGAGCGTCGCGGCGCACGCCGAGAAGAACGCCCGCAAGGAGCGCCTGAGATATTCCCTTTCCACGGGGGGGATCTTTGACCACAGCGGACAGTACCGCGTGTACAAGAACATGGTTCAGAGCGACTTCGCCAACAAGCCGGCTTCCAATGTCCTCACGCTGGCCACCCACACGAGCATCAACAACCTTCACCACCTGGAGGATCTGGTGGAGCGCTGGCGCAACCCGCTGTCGGTGGCGATCTTTGCGCACGGCCAGGACGTCAAGTTTGCCACGGCGCTGGTGTACGCGCTGGGCGTTTTGTGTCCTCGCTTGCAGGCCCTGGTGGACTTCCACCTGGTGTGTCTCTCGGGGGAGACGGCCAGCTTTCCCGAGGAGGACCACCACCACTTTGCCGGCCTGGGCGACTGCGCTGCCGTCTTCGCCCGGCTGCAAGCCCACAGGGACAAATACAAGAACTACGCTATCGGCGCCGACGTCTCTTACCCCAATAACCTCCTTCGGAACGTGGCCCGAGGAGGCACCGAGGCCTCCTACGTCCTCATCATTGACATCGACATGATGCCTGCGGCCGATTTGCACCGGCAGTTCCTGGAGATGATCGCCGGGCGCCGGCCTGACCCGGAGCAGGTTTTCGTCTTGCCCGCCTTCGAGATCCGCCACACCAGGAAGATCCCGGCCACCAAGGCGGAGCTGGTGCGGCTATACCAGGTGGGCGAAGTGCGACCTTTCTATGAGGAGCTGTGCCCTCGATGCCAAGCCCCCACCAACTACTCGCAGTGGGTCAACAGCCACGTCCGGGACACTTCGGGCGCCCTGGAAGTGGCCTACACGCTGACCTGGGTGGATCCATGGGAGCCTTTTTACATCGGCCCACGCAACGTGCCCCTCTACGACGAGAACTTCAAGCAGTACGGCTTCAATCGCATCAGCCAGGTCAGAAATGGCGTCAAGCGCGTGCAGAGCAGCCAAATCGGGATTTCGTAA
- the six7 gene encoding SIX homeobox 7: MFPLPMFTAEQVARVCENLEETGDIERLGRFLWSLPAGQALNRHESVMRARALVAFHRGNFEALYQILQSHRFTRESHAKLQDLWLDAHYREAERLRGRPLGPVEKYRIRKKFPLPRTIWDGEQKTHCFKERTRSLLREWYLQDPYPNPSRKRHLAQATGLTPTQVGNWFKNRRQRDRAASAKSRLPQDPAHLPSDRPRSLVSSPRNLGSPEASDGSTGTEHRGTGASTPDISVSSDSEFDS; this comes from the exons ATGTTCCCGCTGCCCATGTTCACGGCCGAGCAGGTGGCCCGCGTGTGCGAGAACCTGGAGGAGACGGGCGACATCGAGCGCCTCGGCCGCTTCTTGTGGTCCCTCCCGGCCGGGCAAGCTCTGAACCGCCACGAGTCGGTGATGCGGGCGCGAGCCCTGGTGGCCTTCCATCGGGGCAACTTCGAAGCGCTCTACCAGATCTTGCAAAGTCATCGCTTCACGCGGGAGTCCCACGCCAAGCTGCAGGACCTGTGGCTGGATGCGCACTACCGGGAGGCTGAGAGGCTCCGAGGCCGACCGCTGGGTCCGGTGGAGAAGTACCGCATACGCAAGAAGTTCCCCTTGCCCCGAACCATCTGGGACGGCGAGCAGAAAACTCATTGCTTCAAG GAGAGGACCCGCAGCTTGCTGAGGGAGTGGTACCTCCAAGATCCTTACCCCAACCCATCCAGGAAGCGCCACCTGGCCCAGGCCACGGGACTCACGCCCACCCAGGTCGGCAACTGGTTCAAGAACCGGCGGCAACGAGACCGCGCCGCCTCCGCCAAAAGCAG GCTGCCGCAGGACCCGGCCCACCTTCCCTCAGACCGTCCCCGTTCATTGGTCTCCTCCCCGCGGAACTTGGGCAGCCCCGAGGCCAGCGATGGCAGCACGGGGACCGAGCACAGGGGCACCGGCGCCTCCACGCCGGACATCTCGGTCAGCAGCGACAGTGAATTCGACTCATGA